A single window of Macaca mulatta isolate MMU2019108-1 chromosome 9, T2T-MMU8v2.0, whole genome shotgun sequence DNA harbors:
- the EMX2 gene encoding homeobox protein EMX2: protein MFQPAPKRCFTIESLVAKDSPLPASRSEDPIRPAALSYANSSPINPFLNGFHSAAAAAAGRGVYSNPDLVFAEAVSHPPNPAVPVHPVPPPHALAAHPLPSSHSPHPLFASQQRDPSTFYPWLIHRYRYLGHRFQGNDTSPESFLLHNALARKPKRIRTAFSPSQLLRLEHAFEKNHYVVGAERKQLAHSLSLTETQVKVWFQNRRTKFKRQKLEEEGSDSQQKKKGTHHINRWRIATKQASPEEIDVTSDD, encoded by the exons ATGTTCCAGCCGGCGCCCAAGCGCTGCTTCACCATCGAGTCGCTGGTGGCCAAGGACAGTCCCCTGCCCGCCTCGCGCTCCGAGGACCCCATCCGTCCCGCGGCACTCAGCTACGCTAACTCCAGCCCCATAAATCCGTTCCTCAACGGCTTCCACTCggccgcagccgccgccgccggtAGGGGCGTCTACTCCAACCCGGACTTGGTGTTCGCCGAGGCGGTCTCGCACCCGCCCAACCCCGCCGTGCCAGTGCACCCGGTGCCGCCGCCGCACGCCCTGGCCGCCCACCCCCTACCCTCTTCGCACTCGCCACACCCCCTCTTCGCCTCGCAGCAGCGGGATCCGTCCACCTTCTACCCCTGGCTCATCCACCGCTACCGATATCTGGGTCATCGCTTCCAAG GGAACGACACTAGCCCCGAGAGTTTCCTTTTGCACAACGCGCTGGCCCGAAAGCCCAAGCGGATCCGAACCGCCTTCTCCCCGTCCCAGCTTCTAAGGCTGGAACACGCCTTTGAGAAGAATCACTACGTGGTGGGCGCCGAAAGGAAGCAGTTGGCACATAGCCTCAGCCTCACGGAAACTCAG GTAAAAGTATGGTTTCAGAACCGAAGAACAAAGTTCAAAAGGCAGAAGCTGGAGGAAGAAGGCTCAGATtcgcaacaaaagaaaaaagggacgCACCATATTAACCGGTGGAGAATCGCCACCAAGCAGGCGAGTCCGGAGGAAATAGACGTGACCTCAGATGATTAA
- the EMX2 gene encoding homeobox protein EMX2 isoform X1, with the protein MFQPAPKRCFTIESLVAKDSPLPASRSEDPIRPAALSYANSSPINPFLNGFHSAAAAAAGRGVYSNPDLVFAEAVSHPPNPAVPVHPVPPPHALAAHPLPSSHSPHPLFASQQRDPSTFYPWLIHRYRYLGHRFQGKSMVSEPKNKVQKAEAGGRRLRFATKEKRDAPY; encoded by the exons ATGTTCCAGCCGGCGCCCAAGCGCTGCTTCACCATCGAGTCGCTGGTGGCCAAGGACAGTCCCCTGCCCGCCTCGCGCTCCGAGGACCCCATCCGTCCCGCGGCACTCAGCTACGCTAACTCCAGCCCCATAAATCCGTTCCTCAACGGCTTCCACTCggccgcagccgccgccgccggtAGGGGCGTCTACTCCAACCCGGACTTGGTGTTCGCCGAGGCGGTCTCGCACCCGCCCAACCCCGCCGTGCCAGTGCACCCGGTGCCGCCGCCGCACGCCCTGGCCGCCCACCCCCTACCCTCTTCGCACTCGCCACACCCCCTCTTCGCCTCGCAGCAGCGGGATCCGTCCACCTTCTACCCCTGGCTCATCCACCGCTACCGATATCTGGGTCATCGCTTCCAAG GTAAAAGTATGGTTTCAGAACCGAAGAACAAAGTTCAAAAGGCAGAAGCTGGAGGAAGAAGGCTCAGATtcgcaacaaaagaaaaaagggacgCACCATATTAA